The Mesorhizobium loti DNA segment TCCAGGTTGAAGCGCACGACGACGACGAAATTTTCCGAGCCTTCCAGCCCGACCGGCAAGGTCCAGCAACCGCCCAACTGGCTTTCCAGGGCGCCCTGCTCCGACTTCGACAACTTCTGGCCCTGATCCTTGTCGCCACCGAGCGAGGCCTGCTGCGTCGAGCGCTTGGCGCCGCCGCCGGATGGCTTCTGCTTGTCGAGGAGAGCGGAGATCTCGGCGGCGTTGAACTGCTTGTCGTCGGATTTCGGTTTCGACGAGGCTTCCTTGACCGGCTTGTCGGCATCCTTGCGTTCCGGCGCCTTGGCGCTTTCAGCCTGGGCCGGCTGCGGCTTCGGCCGTGCCTCAGGTGCCGGCGCCGAACTCGGCAATTGCGTCTCTTCGGTCGGCGGGTCCTTGGCTATGGCCTCGGCGACGGCATCCGGCTTGACCTCGGGCGTCGGATCGATAGCAGCGGTCTTGTCCTGCGGCGGCGGGGTCGGCGCCGGCTTGGCCGGCGTCGGCTTGGGCTCGGTCTGCTTGACCGGCTCGGGCTTGACCTCTTCCTTGGGCGTCGGCGCCGGCGCCACTTCCGTCGCCGGAATGGGCTTCGGCTTTTCCTGCGGCTTCGGCACGTCCTCGGTCTTCGGCTTTTCTTTCGGAGTCGGCGCCGGCGGCGGAGCCGAGGTCGTGTCGACCGGCTTCGGTTTGGCCTCCGGCGTTATCGGCTTGTCGGTGTCGACGCTGTTTTCGCCGATCTTCTGCGAAGCCGGCACGATGTCCGGACGCTGCGTCGGCAGCGGCGCCGGCTTTTCATGCATCACGGCCTTCTTGTCGCCCTGCAGCGTCTGCGCAATGGCTTCCATCGGCACGATATCGACCGCGACGGACTCGACATCGGCGGACGGAAGCGCTGCCGGCGCCGACAGCGTGAACAGGCCGAAGGCCAGCACCGCCGTATGTAAGATCACCGATGTGGTGAGGCCGGTCTTCATCTCGCGTCTATTGATCCTGTTCCTGCAGCGAAACCAGGCCGATATTCTTGTAGCCGGCGGCCGAAATGCGGGCCATCACCTTCATTGCCGTGCCATAGTCGGTGGACTTGTCACCACGTATGAAGATGCGCTCCTCGTAGCCGGTCTTCGAGATCGCCTGTAGCTTGGCCACCAGCTCCTCGATCGGGATCTCGGTTTCCTGCAGGAATATCTTGCCCGTGGCATCGATCGAGACGGTGATCGGCTGCGTATCGGCATTCATCGCCTTGGCCTGCGTGTCAGGCAGGTCGATCGGCACGCCGACTGTCAACATCGGTGCCGCGACCATGAAGATGATCAGCAGCACCAGCATCACGTCGACCATCGGCGTGACGTTGATTTCGGACATCAGCGCATGGTGACGGCCGCGCCGCCTGTGGCCGCGCCCGCCGCGTCCCGCCATGCCTACGGACATACCCATCAGCTACTCCTCAGGCCTTCGGCGCGACTTTTTCATCGATTTGGCGCGAGAGTATGGCGGAGAACTCGTCGGAGAACCCTTCCATGCGCACCGCGAGTTTGCTCGCATCCGATGACAGCTTGTTGTAGGCGATGACCGCCGGGATGGCGGCGAGCAGGCCGATGGCCGTCGCCAGCAGCGCCTCGGCGATGCCGGGCGCAACCACTGCAAGGCTGGTGTTCTTGGAGCCGGCAATGGCCTGGAACGAGGTCATGATGCCGATGACCGTGCCGAACAGGCCGATGAAGGGGGCTGCCGAACCGGTGGTGGCGAGGAAGCCGAGCCGCCCCTCCAGCTTCTCCATCTCGCGGGTCAGCGCCAGGTCCATCGCCTTGTCGATGCGGGTCTGCAGCCCGAGTGGCGTCTTGGCGCCCTTCTCGAAACTCTTCTTCCACTCGCGCATGGCAGCGACGAAAATGGCGCCCATGCCTGAGGTTTTGCGGTCGGCGAGCGTGCGGTAGAGCTCCTCCAGCGACTGTCCGGACCAGAAGACCTGCTCGAAGCGGTTCAGCGCCAGCCGCATGCGGCCATAGGCAACCAGCTTGTCGATGATGATCGCCCAGGTCCAAACCGAGGCGCAGAGCAGCCCGATCATGACCAGCTTGACCACCCAGCTGGCCTGCATGAACAGCGCCCAAATCGACAATTGCGCGCCCGGATCGGCGAGTGCGATATTTTCCATCGTTACGTCCTTAAGATTTTCCGGGCGAAGCTGGCGGCTGGCCCATGGCATCCCTTGTGGTCGGTTCGCACGCAGCTACCGGACACCCCAAACCGTGCCGTTGTCGGCCTTTTCAGGGCAAATATTGGTGAAAGGAAGGCGCCGGATTGCGCCAATCTTCACCAATCTCTTCATGAACCGTTATGGTTAAGGATGGGTTAGTGAATAAGGCGCGGCGCATTGCCGCGCCCGCCTGCTGCAATGCCCTCGTCCAAGCGCGACGCCGGGTGGGCTGAGATTCAGGTCAGGCCGAGTCGAAAACGGCGGACGCCGAGAACCGGAGCGGGGCGTACTTTTGGGTACGTGAGCTCAGTTCTACTGCGACGCAGTAGAACGGGGAAGCGCAGGAGACCGCCGTTTGCAGGCCGGCCTCACCTGAATATCAACCCACCCGAGGCATGAACGCCGCGACCCATTCCTTGGGAAAACGCCTCGGCCGGCCGTTCTCGCCGATGATCGCCGCCTCGACCTTGGCTTCGACCAGGATCTCGTCGCCACGCTTGAGCTGCTGGGCCATGAAGATGCGCGCGCCGGAAATGCTGTCGGTGCTTGTGTCGACGGTCAGGATGTCGTCGATGCGGGCGGGGCTGCGGAAGTCGATCTCCATGCGGCGCACCACCCAAACGATCTTCTCGCCATGCTTGCCGTCGGCGAGCTCCGTATGATGCACGCCGGTGAGCCTGAGATAGTCGGAGCGGCCGCGCTCGAGGAATTCCAGATAGCGCGCGTGGTAGACGACGCCGGAGAAGTCGGTGTCGGCATAATAGACCCGCGCCATCAGCCGGTGGCCGAACGCCGTCAGCGCGCCGGAAAGCCCCGCCAGCAGCGTCGCCGATTCACCATGATCGCCCATTGCGCTTCCTTTTTCAGTCTCGACGAGGCACCTGTTCCCTAGAGCAATTCCAGGAAAAGTGTGAGCGGTTTTCCGTCCGGAATTGCGTCGAAACAAAGAGTTAGAGTGGCTCGCCGTTTCTGTGAAACGGTGAACTACTCTAACGTGACATGGCATCGGATGGCACTGTTGACGGCGATGATCAAGCGTTTGATGGCGGCGCTGCTTGTGCTGATGGTTTTGGCTTGGCCCGGCCAGGCGGCGACTTTTACGATGAAGCGCGGCCTCAATCTCGACCAGTGGGTCACCTGGCCCGGCGAGGACCAATGGGGCGACGCCAAGGCGATCCTGCCCTATCCGGAATGGCGGAAATTCCTCAAAGACGACGACCTTAAGGCGCTGAAGGAGGCTGGCTTCGACTTCCTGCGCATGCCGGTCGATCCCTCACCCTTCCTGTCCGACCAGACCACGGCGTTGCGTGATGACCTCTATGCCAGCGTGCTGGACTCGGTGCGCATGATCAACCGCGCCGGCCTGAAGGTGATCGTCGATATGCACATGATCCCGGCGGGCAGCAGCCGCAAGATCGGCATGGCGCAAGTGATGGACGACCCGCAGACCTTCGACCGCTATGTCGACATGGTGCGCAAAATGGGTCGCACTTTGGCCAGCGAAGATCCCAGACAAGTCGCCTTCGAGCTGATGAACGAACCGATCGTCGATTGCGACAGCGACGGCACCAGCCTGTGGCCGGACCGCCAGCGCAAATTGTTCGCCGCGGCGCGATCCTCGGCAACCAAGCTGACCCTGGTGCTCACCGGCGCCTGCTATTCCGCCGCCTCGTCCCTGGAAAAGATCGATCCCAAGGCGACCCCCGATGACAATGTCATCTGGACCTTCCATTCCTACGATCCGTTCCTGCTCACCCATCAGGGCGCGACCTGGGCCGGCGATTTTATTCCCTACGTGACCGGCCTGCCCTATCCGCTGACATCAGTGCCGAAGGCGCAGCTCGACGTGACGCTTGACACCATCCGCGCCCGGATCAAGGCCGAGGCGCCGTGGACACGGCAAAGTGGCCTGCTGGCCTATCTCGACGAACAGGTCGCCAGCATGGACAGCCCCGACAAGCTGCTCGGCCTGATGGATGCGCCGTTCAACAAGGTCGAGGCATGGGCCGAGGCCAACGGCATCAACCCGGAAAACATCACGCTGGGTGAGTTCGGCATGATCCGCCAGGAATACGGCAATGCTTATGTGATGCCGGCCGAGTATCGGGCCGCCTATGTCAAGGACATGATCGCACGCGCCGAAGCGCACGGCTTCTCATGGTCGGTCTGGAGCTATGGCGGTGCCTTCGGCATCGTCGACGCCTTCAATGGCGACAAGGCCGAGCCTGACGTGATGGACGTGATCCGCTCGCTTCACTGAGGCCGGGCATGATCCCGAAAAGTGGATCCCGGTTTTCGGACAAACGGTTTCCGTTTGTCCTGAGATCATGCCCAAAACGTAAGATTTCAACCGAGGTCGATCTGCAGGATCTCCGGCCGCACGCCGAAACGCACCGGCATGATGCTGAAGCCGAGCCCGCCGGAGACGATCAAATTACGATCGTTCTCGACGACATGGCCGTAGGCGTAGCGATTGCCGAAACGCGACGGAACGACGGGCGAATAGCCGAACAGCCGCACCTGCCCGCCATGAGTGTGGCCCGACAAGGTCAGCGAAACCCGCCACGGCACGGTCGGGAAAATGTCAGGCTCATGGGCGAGCAGGATGATCGGCGCAGTGTCACCGACCTTGGCCAGCGTGCCGTCGAGATCGTCGAGCCCCTTGCAGTCATCACCCCTCCTGGCCGGCAGCAGCGCCAGTTGGTCGGCCAGGCCGGCGATCCAGACGCCATGGCCATCCTTCTCCAGGCGCACGACATCATTCTCCAGCACCGGGATGCCGACCTTCTCCAGGGCCTTGCGCGCGATGATCGGGCCGGCTCCGGCGCGCTGCGCGAAGCCGTCGCTCCACCAATCGTGATTACCAAGGATCGACAGGACGCCGAGCGGCGCCTTGAGGCCCGACAACGCGGATGCCCATTGCGATGGCGTCACCGGCCCCGTCACCAGAGGCATGCCGGCAATGTAGTCGCCCAGCAGCACAATGACGTCCGGCTGCAACGCGTTCGCGTCTTCGCAGAGCGAGGCAATATGCTCCTGCGTCATCCAGGGCCGGCAGGCGTGGATGTCGGCGAGCGCGACAACCCTCAGCTTCAGGCCATCAGGCCAGTGCGGCGGCTTCAGCGCGTAGCGCTTCACATGCGTCAAAAGCATCGGCTCGATGCCGACCGCATAGGCGCCGAGCGCGGCAGCGGTCAGGAACGACCCGCCGACAAAGCGCAGGAACCCGCGTCTGGTTATCATGGATTGGCTCCCAGCCCTTCGATCGCAGCGGTTCCCCGCACGCGTTCGATAAAATCCAGGATTACGCCGGCAAATCGGCAAAGACGCGCAGATTTTGCGCAGGACGGGTCACATATCCTTGATCACTGGTCTGGGAACTCGCGCCGGATCGCTTGGCGGCTATTCTTCCTGGAACAGGTTGATCTGCTGCTGTGCCAGGTCCTTCGGCGCGTCGAGGCCGAGATGGCGCCATGCATTGGCCGTCAGCATGCGTCCGCGTGGCGTGCGTTGGATGAAACCCTGCTGGATGAGATAGGGTTCGATGATGTCCTCGATGGCGTCGCGCGGCTCGGATAGGCCGGCGGCGATGGTCTCGATGCCGACCGGCCCACCGCCGAAATTGCGGGCGATCATGGAGAGATAGCGCCGGTCAAGCGCGTCGAGGCCGAGCGCGTCGACTTCCAGCCGGGTCAATGCCTCGTCGGCGATGTGACGGTCGACATGGCCATCGCCGGCGACCGAGGCGAAATCGCGCACACGGCGCAACAGCCGGCCGGCGATGCGTGGCGTGCCGCGCGCGCGCCGCGCGATCTCCAGCGCGCCGTCGTCGCCGAGCGGCATTTGCAGGATGCGGGCGCCGCGCCGCACGATCTGCTCCAGCTCCTCGACCGTGTAGAAGTTGAGCCGCACCGGAATGCCGAAACGGTCGCGCAGCGGATTGGTGAGCAGGCCAAGCCGCGTGGTGGCGGCGACCAGCGTGAAACGGGCAAGGTCGATCTTCACCGAACGCGCCGCCGGTCCCTCGCCGATGATCAGGTCGAGCTGGAAATCCTCCATCGCCGGATAGAGGATTTCCTCCACCGCCGGGTTCAGTCGATGGATTTCGTCGATGAACAGCACGTCGCCTTCTTCGAGATTGGTGAGAAGCGCCGCGAGATCACCCGCCTTGGCGATGACCGGCCCTGAGGTCGAGCGGAAATTGACGCCGAGTTCGCGTGCCATGATCTGCGCCAGCGTCGTCTTGCCGAGCCCCGGCGGACCGACGAACAGCACATGGTCGAGCGCCTCGTTGCGGCCCTTGGCAGCCTCGATGAACACTTTGAGATTGGCCCGCACCGCCGCCTGGCCGACAAAGTCGGCGAGCGTCTGCGGCCGCAAGGTCTGATCGGCATCCTCGCCGCGTTTTTCCGGCGCAATGAGACGGGGCGACAGGCTCATGCTGCCTTCCTCGCACAAGGCAGAGGACCGGACAAGCGAGCCCTCACCGCGCCAGTTCCTTCAGGCCGAAGCGGATCAGCTTCGAGGCATCCGCATCCTCGCCCGCTGTCTTCAGCGCCGCAGCAACCGCATTGG contains these protein-coding regions:
- a CDS encoding TonB family protein, translated to MKTGLTTSVILHTAVLAFGLFTLSAPAALPSADVESVAVDIVPMEAIAQTLQGDKKAVMHEKPAPLPTQRPDIVPASQKIGENSVDTDKPITPEAKPKPVDTTSAPPPAPTPKEKPKTEDVPKPQEKPKPIPATEVAPAPTPKEEVKPEPVKQTEPKPTPAKPAPTPPPQDKTAAIDPTPEVKPDAVAEAIAKDPPTEETQLPSSAPAPEARPKPQPAQAESAKAPERKDADKPVKEASSKPKSDDKQFNAAEISALLDKQKPSGGGAKRSTQQASLGGDKDQGQKLSKSEQGALESQLGGCWTLPVGLEGSENFVVVVRFNLDNSGKLDGRPSVEKSSGNRQFDESAVRAVQKCDVAGLQVPAGKQDIWNDIRVTFDPREMLGL
- a CDS encoding ExbD/TolR family TonB system transport protein codes for the protein MGMSVGMAGRGGRGHRRRGRHHALMSEINVTPMVDVMLVLLIIFMVAAPMLTVGVPIDLPDTQAKAMNADTQPITVSIDATGKIFLQETEIPIEELVAKLQAISKTGYEERIFIRGDKSTDYGTAMKVMARISAAGYKNIGLVSLQEQDQ
- a CDS encoding tolQ protein; translated protein: MENIALADPGAQLSIWALFMQASWVVKLVMIGLLCASVWTWAIIIDKLVAYGRMRLALNRFEQVFWSGQSLEELYRTLADRKTSGMGAIFVAAMREWKKSFEKGAKTPLGLQTRIDKAMDLALTREMEKLEGRLGFLATTGSAAPFIGLFGTVIGIMTSFQAIAGSKNTSLAVVAPGIAEALLATAIGLLAAIPAVIAYNKLSSDASKLAVRMEGFSDEFSAILSRQIDEKVAPKA
- a CDS encoding tol-pal system-associated acyl-CoA thioesterase; the encoded protein is MGDHGESATLLAGLSGALTAFGHRLMARVYYADTDFSGVVYHARYLEFLERGRSDYLRLTGVHHTELADGKHGEKIVWVVRRMEIDFRSPARIDDILTVDTSTDSISGARIFMAQQLKRGDEILVEAKVEAAIIGENGRPRRFPKEWVAAFMPRVG
- a CDS encoding glycoside hydrolase family protein yields the protein MALLTAMIKRLMAALLVLMVLAWPGQAATFTMKRGLNLDQWVTWPGEDQWGDAKAILPYPEWRKFLKDDDLKALKEAGFDFLRMPVDPSPFLSDQTTALRDDLYASVLDSVRMINRAGLKVIVDMHMIPAGSSRKIGMAQVMDDPQTFDRYVDMVRKMGRTLASEDPRQVAFELMNEPIVDCDSDGTSLWPDRQRKLFAAARSSATKLTLVLTGACYSAASSLEKIDPKATPDDNVIWTFHSYDPFLLTHQGATWAGDFIPYVTGLPYPLTSVPKAQLDVTLDTIRARIKAEAPWTRQSGLLAYLDEQVASMDSPDKLLGLMDAPFNKVEAWAEANGINPENITLGEFGMIRQEYGNAYVMPAEYRAAYVKDMIARAEAHGFSWSVWSYGGAFGIVDAFNGDKAEPDVMDVIRSLH
- a CDS encoding metallophosphoesterase; translated protein: MITRRGFLRFVGGSFLTAAALGAYAVGIEPMLLTHVKRYALKPPHWPDGLKLRVVALADIHACRPWMTQEHIASLCEDANALQPDVIVLLGDYIAGMPLVTGPVTPSQWASALSGLKAPLGVLSILGNHDWWSDGFAQRAGAGPIIARKALEKVGIPVLENDVVRLEKDGHGVWIAGLADQLALLPARRGDDCKGLDDLDGTLAKVGDTAPIILLAHEPDIFPTVPWRVSLTLSGHTHGGQVRLFGYSPVVPSRFGNRYAYGHVVENDRNLIVSGGLGFSIMPVRFGVRPEILQIDLG
- a CDS encoding Holliday junction DNA helicase RuvB, coding for MSLSPRLIAPEKRGEDADQTLRPQTLADFVGQAAVRANLKVFIEAAKGRNEALDHVLFVGPPGLGKTTLAQIMARELGVNFRSTSGPVIAKAGDLAALLTNLEEGDVLFIDEIHRLNPAVEEILYPAMEDFQLDLIIGEGPAARSVKIDLARFTLVAATTRLGLLTNPLRDRFGIPVRLNFYTVEELEQIVRRGARILQMPLGDDGALEIARRARGTPRIAGRLLRRVRDFASVAGDGHVDRHIADEALTRLEVDALGLDALDRRYLSMIARNFGGGPVGIETIAAGLSEPRDAIEDIIEPYLIQQGFIQRTPRGRMLTANAWRHLGLDAPKDLAQQQINLFQEE